GAGGTGCAACCCGGCAGCCCGCGCCGCGGTCAACACGACCCGCGACTCGTCGATGGTGAGGACGCCCGGCTCACAGAACACGTCCGCGAACCGGGCGAGCCCGCCTTCGACCACCCGAGGGATCATTTCCTTGACGATCAAGGACAGGTAATCGGCACGTCCTGCCGGGGTCGCCCGCGCGTCCAGCGGGATCTCGTGCGCCCCCAGGAAGGTGGGGACCAGGCGCAGCGGGACCAGCGACGACAGGCGCTGAATCGCCCGCAGGCTCTTGAGCTCATCCTCCACCGTGAGGCCGTAGCCGGACTTCACCTCCACCGTGGTCGCCCCGTACGACGCGATCCGGCGCAGGCGCGGGAGGGCCTGGGCAACGAGGTCATCCTCGCTTCGCGCACGCAAGTCACGCACCGAGGCGTGGATCCCTCCCCCCCTCCGGGCGATGTCCATGTAGTCCAGCCCGAGGGCGCGCATCTCCTGCTCCTCGTGCCGCGACTTGCCGAAGATGGCATGGGTGTGCGAGTCGACCAGCCCCGGGGTCAGGACCCCGTGGGCGCAGTCGACTTCCTCCGCTCCGGGAAAGCGACGCCGGAGCTCGTCGGCCGGGGCCAACGCCGCGATGCGCCCTCCCTCCACCGCCACGGCCGCTCCCGTGAGGACGCCGGCGTCGCGCAATTCCTCGCCCCGACGCGCACGCGCCGGGCCGGCGCAGGTGACGACCTGCGAGGCGTTGACGAACAAGGTGGCAGTCATCGGTCGCTCCGGGCGTGGACGGCTCGGCCTAACGTGAGGCAACGTCCACGCGAGGGAAAGAGGGGAGTTGCCGTGTCGTCGGGAGCGGAAACGCCGACGGCGTGCGGCGCCCTGGTGCGCGCGGCGTCAGGCGAAGACGTCCTTGACCCGCGACAGTTGCAGCGGCGCCTGCGCCTCGCCACGGCAGGCATAGTAGCAACGGTTGCAGTCGATCTCCCGGTACGGGGAGAACTCCGTCCAGTGGAAGTCGGTCGGGAAGTCCGGGCACCGCTTGACGTGTCCCGTCGGGTCCACGTGGATGGTGCGGATCCCCGACTGGCACGGCTCGCGCATCTCCCCGCGCAGGTAGCGCGGGATCTGCGCCAGGTAGTAGTCGGAGTTGGTGATGATCCCGCGGCGCTTTCGCTTGTAGGCGAGCAGCTCCGCGACCACCCCCTCGGCTTCGCTGGCGAAGCCGTTCTGCAACAGGAAGTCGCGGTTCCCGTTCTTGAAGTCCGTGTACACCGAGAAGTTCACCCCCGCCCCCAGCTCGGCGGCCCGGTGCACCAGCGGAAGAAGCTGGTCGAGGTTGTCGTTCTTGATGACGGTGTTGAACCGGATGCCGTGCATCCCCGCGCGCTGCATCGCATCGACGGTGGTGAAGATCTTCTCCGTCAGGCCGGGGATTCCCCGGGCGGCATCGTGCCGTCCATCGAGGTAGTCGAGCGAAATGTTGAACTGGTCCACCCCGGCCTCCCACAACGACGTCGCGCGCGCCGGGGTCAACATCCCGCCATGGGTGATGAGCGTGATGTAGCCGAGTCGCACCGCCCCGCGCACCGCCCCGACCAGCTCTTCCAGGTCACGGCGGAGCAGCGGTTCGCCGCCCGTGAAGGTGATGAGCATCGGGTTGAAGAACCGCGCCGCGTCGGCGAAACTCTTGAGCTCCGTCTCACGGGCCTCGGCTGGCGTCTTCCAGTAGTCGCAGAAGCCGCACCGCGCGTTGCAGCGCATCGTCACCTCGAAGTGCACCAGCACCGGGCGCCGCCGCGCCGTGAGCCACGCGTACTTCGCGAGGAACAGCGGGATGTGATATGGCTTGTACTTGCTGCTCAGCATCGGGCTGCGGGCGGGAGTGGGGCTACGGGAGACGGGTTGGAGGCGCCTGGCCGCCTCGCGCCGGTCGCTTGCCGCGGCGGTTGTCGATGGTGCGCGGGGACGACGGCGATCCCCGCCATGCCACCTGCGCTAGTCGCCGGGCAGCATGGGGATCTTCACCCCCTCGCGTCTCGCGGTCGCGATGGCGATGTCGTAGCCGGCGTCGGCATGGCGCGCCACGCCCATCCCCGGGTCGTTGGTCAGCACCCGCTCGAGCCGCACGCGCATCTCCGGCGTCCCGTCGGCGACGATCACCTGCCCGGCATGCAGCGAGTTGCCGATCCCCACTCCGCCGCCATGGTGGAACGAGACCCACGACGCGCCGCTGGCGACGTTCACCATGGCGTTGAGGATCGCCCAGTCGGCGATGGCATCGCTGCCGTCCTTCATCCCCTCGGTCTCGCGGAAGGGCGAGGCGACGCTCCCCGTGTCGAGGTGATCCCGCCCGATCGCGATCGGCGCCGAGAGCTCGCCCGAGGCCACGAGGTCGTTCAGCGCCACGCCGAACCGGGCGCGCTGCCCCTGTCCCAGCCAGCAGATGCGGGCCGGGAGCCCCTGAAAGCGGATCCGCTCGCGGGCCAGGGTGATCCAGCGGCGCAGGTGCTCGTCGTCGGGGAAGAGCTCGAGCACGAGCTCGTCGGTGCGCTGGATGTCGGCCGGATCGCCGGAGAGCGCCACCCAGCGGAACGGTCCCTTCCCCTCGCAGAACAGCGGGCGCACGTACGCCGGGACAAACCCCGGAAAGTCGAACGCGTTGCCGACACCGGCATCGAAGGCGACGGTGCGGATGTTGTTGCCGTAGTCGAAGGTGACCGCACCGCGCGCCTGCAACTCGAGCATCGCGCGCACGTGGACCACCGCCGATGCGGTGGCGCGTCGGACGTATTCCTGCGGGTCGCTCGCCCTCAGCGCCATCGCCTCGGCCAGCGGCATCCCCGCCGGGACGTAGCCGTTGAGCATGTCGTGCGCGCTGGTCTGGTCGGTGACGACGTCGGGGAGTACCCCGCGGCGCACGATCTCGGGGACGACGTCGGCCGCATTCCCCACGAGCCCGACCGACAGCGCCGTCCCCGCGCGCTTCGCCTCGAGTACCCACGCCAGTGCCTCGTCGAGCGAGTGCGTCTTGCGGTCGCAGTAGCCGGTGACGATCCGCTTGTCGATGCGTGACTCGTCGACCTCGACGCCCAGGATCGCGGCCCCGCACATCGTGGCGGCCAACGGCTGGGCGCCGCCCATCCCCCCCAGTCCCGCCGTGAGCACGAAGCGTCCGTGGAGCGACCCGCCGAAGTGCTGGCGGGCCACGGCCCCGAAGGTCTCGTACGTCCCCTGCACGATCCCCTGCGACCCGATGTAGATCCACGAGCCGGCGGTCATCTGGCCGTACATGATGAGCCCCT
The sequence above is drawn from the Gemmatimonadetes bacterium SCN 70-22 genome and encodes:
- a CDS encoding imidazolonepropionase yields the protein MTATLFVNASQVVTCAGPARARRGEELRDAGVLTGAAVAVEGGRIAALAPADELRRRFPGAEEVDCAHGVLTPGLVDSHTHAIFGKSRHEEQEMRALGLDYMDIARRGGGIHASVRDLRARSEDDLVAQALPRLRRIASYGATTVEVKSGYGLTVEDELKSLRAIQRLSSLVPLRLVPTFLGAHEIPLDARATPAGRADYLSLIVKEMIPRVVEGGLARFADVFCEPGVLTIDESRVVLTAARAAGLHLKLHADELRPSGGAELAAALGATSADHLAAISDNGIRALAASQTVATLLPGTMLFLGKDRQAPARALIDGGAAVALATDFNPGTSPTPNFPLILTLAVSQLRLTVSEAMLAATVNGAAALELAHETGQIAAGFSADLALFDIEDVRELPYWYGDRRCRATWVRGVPCAV
- a CDS encoding urocanate hydratase, coding for MTSILSPVAGPREVRAPRGTQLSCKGWQQEAALRMLMNNLDPEVAERPDDLVVYGGTGRAARSWEAFDAIVRALRELEHDETLVVQSGKPVAVVRTQAQAPRVLIANSNLVGRWATWDVFRDLERKGLIMYGQMTAGSWIYIGSQGIVQGTYETFGAVARQHFGGSLHGRFVLTAGLGGMGGAQPLAATMCGAAILGVEVDESRIDKRIVTGYCDRKTHSLDEALAWVLEAKRAGTALSVGLVGNAADVVPEIVRRGVLPDVVTDQTSAHDMLNGYVPAGMPLAEAMALRASDPQEYVRRATASAVVHVRAMLELQARGAVTFDYGNNIRTVAFDAGVGNAFDFPGFVPAYVRPLFCEGKGPFRWVALSGDPADIQRTDELVLELFPDDEHLRRWITLARERIRFQGLPARICWLGQGQRARFGVALNDLVASGELSAPIAIGRDHLDTGSVASPFRETEGMKDGSDAIADWAILNAMVNVASGASWVSFHHGGGVGIGNSLHAGQVIVADGTPEMRVRLERVLTNDPGMGVARHADAGYDIAIATARREGVKIPMLPGD